One Candidatus Zymogenaceae bacterium genomic region harbors:
- the rplS gene encoding 50S ribosomal protein L19, with protein sequence MNTIDMIEKEHMRTDIPDFRAGDSVKVHVKIKEGDKERIQVFEGTVIRKRKGYARSSFTVRKVSYGVGVERIFPLHSPIIEKIEVMQRGRVRRAKLYYLRKRKGKAARIKELRKF encoded by the coding sequence ATGAACACTATAGATATGATCGAAAAAGAGCACATGCGCACCGATATCCCCGATTTCAGGGCGGGCGATTCCGTGAAGGTTCATGTGAAAATCAAGGAGGGCGATAAAGAGCGCATCCAGGTTTTCGAAGGAACGGTCATCCGCAAGAGAAAGGGATATGCTCGATCAAGTTTCACCGTCAGGAAGGTCTCCTACGGTGTGGGCGTCGAGCGGATATTTCCTCTGCATTCCCCCATTATCGAAAAGATAGAGGTAATGCAAAGGGGCCGGGTGCGTCGCGCAAAACTCTATTACCTGCGCAAGAGGAAAGGCAAAGCTGCCCGGATCAAGGAGTTGAGAAAATTCTAA
- the rpsP gene encoding 30S ribosomal protein S16, whose translation MPVRIRLQRAGAKKKPFYRIVVVDSESPRDGRFLEIVGTYNPLTDPAQVTLKEERILEWMKNGAKSSHTVKQIFRRHGITQNSIKNNDAVQ comes from the coding sequence ATGCCTGTTCGAATTAGACTGCAAAGGGCCGGAGCGAAGAAGAAACCGTTTTATCGAATTGTTGTAGTGGACAGTGAATCTCCGCGAGACGGCAGATTTCTTGAGATTGTTGGAACATATAATCCTTTGACGGATCCCGCACAAGTGACGCTGAAAGAGGAAAGGATTCTTGAGTGGATGAAGAACGGGGCCAAGAGCAGCCATACCGTCAAACAGATTTTCAGGCGACATGGAATCACTCAAAACAGTATCAAAAACAATGATGCGGTTCAATAA
- a CDS encoding 2-oxoglutarate oxidoreductase — protein MHYCPGCGHSIVTKLIAEVIEEMNMADRTVCIPPAGCAVLTYNYLDVDTSEAAHGRACAVATGIKRVLPDRLVFTYQGDGDMAAIGTAETIHAANRGECFTTIFMNNAVYGMTGGQMAPTTLVGQKTTTSPFGRSVQKEGSPIPISEMIAILNGAVYIERTTVTSVAAVRNTKRAIKKAFTVQMDKLGFTLVEVLSPCPTNWKMTPLKACTWIEEEMTGTYPLGVLKDETAGAPGREAANAD, from the coding sequence ATGCACTATTGCCCCGGTTGTGGGCACAGCATCGTCACCAAGCTCATCGCCGAGGTCATCGAGGAGATGAACATGGCCGACCGAACGGTGTGCATACCCCCGGCGGGGTGCGCCGTGCTGACATATAATTATCTCGATGTCGATACAAGCGAAGCCGCCCACGGCAGGGCGTGCGCGGTGGCGACGGGCATCAAGCGGGTACTGCCGGACCGCCTGGTGTTTACCTATCAGGGAGACGGCGACATGGCGGCCATCGGCACCGCCGAGACAATCCATGCCGCGAACCGGGGCGAATGCTTCACGACGATATTTATGAACAACGCTGTGTACGGTATGACCGGCGGACAGATGGCCCCCACCACCCTGGTGGGACAGAAAACGACGACCTCACCCTTCGGCCGCTCGGTTCAAAAAGAGGGGTCGCCCATACCCATCAGTGAAATGATCGCCATCCTGAACGGTGCGGTCTACATCGAGCGCACCACCGTCACCTCGGTCGCCGCCGTACGAAACACAAAACGAGCCATCAAGAAAGCGTTTACCGTCCAGATGGATAAACTCGGCTTCACGCTGGTGGAGGTGCTTTCGCCCTGTCCCACAAACTGGAAAATGACCCCCCTGAAGGCCTGCACGTGGATCGAAGAGGAAATGACAGGCACCTACCCCCTGGGAGTTTTGAAGGATGAAACGGCTGGGGCGCCGGGTCGGGAGGCAGCCAATGCAGATTAA
- the rimM gene encoding 16S rRNA processing protein RimM, which translates to MGEEIILGEIVKPHGIKGAVKVKSHAESPEIFLESSQLTLRHQDGTRRDITVNRGGGMGNRLILKLDGIDTREDAEALIGFSIVINSDDLPETEQDEYYWHDLIDMEVLDSRGRQYGYIKRILPTGSNDVYIAIDDTGRETLIPATHDAVLDVSIAQKRMIIDPTALSDDTNAN; encoded by the coding sequence ATGGGCGAAGAGATTATCCTGGGGGAGATCGTTAAGCCCCACGGCATAAAGGGCGCGGTCAAGGTAAAGAGTCATGCCGAGTCACCCGAGATTTTTCTCGAATCGTCACAACTCACGCTTCGGCACCAAGATGGAACCAGACGGGATATCACCGTCAACCGGGGCGGAGGCATGGGCAACCGGCTTATATTAAAACTTGACGGGATTGATACCCGGGAGGATGCAGAGGCATTGATCGGCTTTTCGATCGTTATCAACTCGGATGATCTGCCCGAAACCGAACAAGACGAGTATTATTGGCATGATCTTATAGACATGGAGGTGCTGGACAGCAGAGGAAGACAGTACGGATATATCAAGAGGATTTTGCCGACCGGTTCCAACGATGTATATATCGCCATCGACGACACAGGCAGAGAAACACTAATACCCGCAACACACGATGCGGTGTTGGATGTTTCAATTGCTCAGAAGAGGATGATCATCGATCCGACGGCGCTGTCGGATGACACCAATGCGAATTGA
- a CDS encoding YIP1 family protein: protein MDVIERVRGLVTGPEALFETLRESDRLEQETLIFVCIAALIPFFASLFGQSIVGYGIGQWGRFRLPFGYALLSGILRYFLTVGMVFAGGCIIMYIAPKFDATADYGKALLCASYGYLPFFLGGIFLFIPAASILTFITALGGIYILYLSLPIVTGNPEERTAVYTLTGSLALALLLIIVMMIVARINYVFMVTSMDKLFL from the coding sequence ATGGATGTTATTGAACGGGTACGGGGACTCGTGACCGGGCCGGAGGCGCTTTTCGAGACTCTCAGGGAGAGCGATCGGCTCGAACAGGAGACTCTCATCTTTGTCTGTATCGCGGCTCTGATTCCGTTTTTTGCCTCGCTTTTCGGTCAGAGCATCGTGGGATACGGCATCGGACAGTGGGGGCGTTTTCGGCTTCCGTTCGGATACGCACTCCTTTCCGGAATCCTGCGGTATTTTCTTACCGTCGGTATGGTGTTTGCGGGCGGATGTATCATTATGTATATTGCACCCAAGTTCGACGCGACAGCAGATTACGGAAAAGCGCTGCTTTGCGCATCGTACGGATATCTTCCGTTTTTTCTGGGGGGGATTTTCCTGTTCATTCCGGCGGCCAGCATTTTAACCTTTATTACGGCTTTAGGTGGAATATACATACTCTATCTGTCGCTTCCAATCGTAACGGGCAATCCCGAAGAGCGAACGGCCGTATATACGCTGACCGGCTCTCTCGCTCTGGCGCTCCTGTTGATAATCGTAATGATGATTGTGGCTCGTATTAATTATGTGTTCATGGTAACGTCCATGGACAAGTTATTCCTGTAA
- a CDS encoding 2-oxoacid:acceptor oxidoreductase family protein — protein MQIKTILSGFGGQGVLMMGYAFAVAAMWEDKHVTYMPSYGAEVRGGTANCTVAISNDEIASPIASSPEFIVVMNKPSLKMFQNRLQPGGVLFINSTMIDESPSRGDIELVTVDAGRIAEDIGDMRAANMVMLGSFVKKTNMVKLSTVIDSLGEIFDGKKKVVEVNTQALEIGYSSV, from the coding sequence ATGCAGATTAAGACGATTCTTTCGGGCTTCGGCGGCCAGGGTGTCTTGATGATGGGATATGCCTTTGCCGTGGCCGCCATGTGGGAAGACAAGCATGTCACCTACATGCCGTCATACGGCGCCGAGGTTCGCGGAGGTACGGCGAACTGCACCGTGGCGATTTCCAACGACGAGATCGCCTCTCCCATCGCGTCGTCGCCTGAGTTCATCGTGGTTATGAACAAGCCCTCTCTTAAGATGTTTCAGAATCGACTTCAACCCGGAGGAGTGCTTTTTATCAATTCCACGATGATAGACGAATCTCCGTCCCGGGGAGATATCGAATTGGTAACCGTTGATGCCGGGAGAATTGCCGAAGATATTGGAGATATGCGAGCCGCGAACATGGTAATGCTGGGCTCGTTTGTTAAAAAAACCAACATGGTCAAGCTGAGCACGGTGATCGACAGTCTGGGTGAGATTTTTGACGGGAAGAAAAAGGTTGTGGAGGTAAACACGCAGGCGCTGGAGATCGGCTATAGCAGCGTATGA
- a CDS encoding KH domain-containing protein, giving the protein MKELIKYIAQALVDNPDEVQVTEVEGEQTSVIELKVAKEDLGKVIGKQGRTARAMRTILSAASTKVRKRAVLEIIE; this is encoded by the coding sequence ATGAAAGAGCTCATTAAGTATATAGCTCAGGCCCTGGTTGATAATCCTGATGAGGTGCAGGTTACAGAGGTGGAGGGAGAACAGACATCGGTTATCGAGCTCAAGGTTGCCAAGGAAGATCTCGGTAAGGTTATTGGAAAGCAGGGAAGAACCGCTCGGGCGATGCGGACGATTCTTTCAGCGGCTTCGACGAAAGTGCGTAAGAGAGCTGTACTTGAGATAATTGAGTAA
- a CDS encoding 3-methyl-2-oxobutanoate dehydrogenase subunit VorB — translation MNAPDAACAPSYVPRPPSRYIVSQKSNLKLMRGNTVVGEAAVRAGCTCYFGYPITPQNQLPEYMSRRLTEVEGGIFIQSESELSAINMVLGASVAGARVMTSSSSPGISLKQEGISFLCGCELPAVIVNMVRGGPGLGNISPAQSDYFQATRGGGHGDYRVVVLAPASCQEVADLTMEAFDIADYYRNPVLILADGMLGQMMEPVTFENYSPREIPEKDYILDGAKNRPSRINRSLILNPQMMEEHNWKLVRKYKTIERNETRYEEFMMDDAKLAVVAYGTAARIAKGAVKRARSDGMRVGLIRPISLWPFPSDIIRKRASKTDLFFVFEMSTGQMVDDVRLALEGRSEVYFHGRPGGIISTPVEVLRIISRQYYQKELGK, via the coding sequence ATGAATGCACCGGATGCAGCATGTGCGCCGTCATATGTCCCGAGGCCGCCATCGAGGTATATCGTGAGTCAAAAAAGTAATTTGAAACTAATGCGCGGCAATACTGTTGTGGGTGAAGCCGCGGTACGGGCGGGGTGCACCTGTTACTTCGGGTATCCGATCACTCCCCAGAATCAGCTGCCCGAATACATGTCCCGGCGGCTGACAGAGGTGGAGGGCGGCATCTTCATCCAGTCCGAAAGCGAACTGTCGGCGATAAATATGGTACTGGGAGCCAGCGTCGCCGGAGCCAGGGTTATGACGTCCTCATCCAGCCCGGGCATCAGCCTCAAGCAGGAAGGCATCTCGTTTCTGTGTGGGTGTGAGCTTCCGGCGGTGATCGTCAACATGGTACGCGGCGGGCCGGGGCTGGGAAATATCTCTCCCGCCCAGTCGGACTATTTCCAGGCGACCCGGGGCGGCGGACACGGCGATTATCGGGTTGTGGTACTGGCGCCGGCTTCATGCCAGGAAGTCGCCGACCTGACTATGGAGGCGTTTGATATCGCAGATTATTATCGAAATCCGGTTTTGATCCTTGCCGACGGCATGCTGGGACAGATGATGGAGCCGGTGACGTTCGAAAATTACTCTCCCCGAGAGATACCGGAAAAGGACTATATTCTCGACGGCGCCAAGAACAGGCCGTCCCGCATAAACCGTTCCCTTATCCTCAATCCCCAGATGATGGAGGAACACAATTGGAAGCTGGTGCGCAAGTACAAGACCATCGAGCGTAACGAAACCAGGTATGAAGAATTCATGATGGACGATGCGAAGCTTGCGGTTGTGGCCTATGGAACGGCGGCGCGCATTGCAAAGGGGGCCGTCAAGCGGGCCAGGAGCGACGGGATGAGGGTGGGGCTCATTAGGCCGATTTCGCTGTGGCCGTTCCCTTCCGATATCATCCGAAAACGGGCGAGCAAAACGGATCTTTTTTTCGTCTTCGAGATGAGCACCGGCCAGATGGTCGATGACGTGCGCCTTGCCCTTGAGGGGCGATCGGAAGTCTACTTTCACGGAAGGCCCGGCGGGATTATTTCAACGCCGGTGGAGGTGCTGCGGATTATCTCAAGACAATATTACCAAAAGGAGTTGGGAAAGTGA
- the trmD gene encoding tRNA (guanosine(37)-N1)-methyltransferase TrmD: protein MRIDIITLFPDFFVSPLKTGVLKRAIDAGIVYIHVVDIRRFTVTKHRIADDYPFGGGAGMVMKPEPIMRAIRHLGKGGLRPRTVLLTPQGRTFDQKTALRLSKYYRLAFLCGRYEGVDERVVARYVDEEISIGDYILSGGETAALVVIEALARLLPGVVGNTESVDTDTFSGSFLKYPQYTRPQEYLGMPVPEVLLSGNHKSIDEWRKRRAAERTIERRPDLLDDDTLTDEEKKIIARISRRPGGDTKR from the coding sequence ATGCGAATTGATATTATCACTCTTTTTCCGGATTTTTTTGTATCCCCGCTGAAAACAGGCGTGCTGAAAAGAGCCATTGATGCGGGGATTGTATATATACATGTTGTCGATATCAGGCGTTTTACCGTCACCAAACATCGTATCGCCGATGATTATCCCTTTGGGGGCGGTGCCGGCATGGTCATGAAGCCGGAGCCGATCATGCGGGCCATTAGGCATTTGGGGAAGGGCGGCCTTCGTCCACGGACCGTTCTTCTGACGCCCCAGGGACGTACCTTCGACCAAAAAACGGCCCTTCGCCTTTCGAAATACTATCGTCTGGCTTTTTTATGCGGCAGGTACGAGGGTGTGGATGAACGGGTGGTAGCCCGATATGTGGACGAGGAAATATCCATCGGCGATTACATCCTCTCCGGGGGGGAAACGGCGGCACTGGTGGTTATCGAGGCGCTGGCGAGACTCCTTCCGGGCGTTGTGGGTAACACCGAGTCGGTAGATACGGATACGTTCTCGGGATCGTTCCTCAAATATCCACAGTATACCAGACCTCAGGAATATCTGGGTATGCCCGTGCCCGAGGTGCTGTTGAGCGGCAATCACAAGAGCATCGACGAGTGGAGAAAAAGAAGAGCCGCCGAGAGAACCATCGAGAGACGCCCGGATCTTCTTGATGACGATACCCTGACAGACGAGGAAAAGAAAATCATCGCCCGCATTTCCCGCCGACCGGGGGGCGATACTAAGCGGTAA
- a CDS encoding ACT domain-containing protein, with protein sequence MTNNEMQIKQISVVVENVPGKLSRLSTILGGEGINIRAISVADTSDLTTIRMIVDDPAKAIMVMESKGYEVRKRDVLAVETPDHPGGLNAVLKHLSDADVNVLYLYPYIGRVGDNAILIVGVDKIDDAIDIMKRNWVPLISEKKLSTL encoded by the coding sequence ATGACAAATAATGAGATGCAAATCAAGCAGATTTCAGTGGTAGTGGAAAATGTACCGGGGAAGCTCTCGCGGCTTTCCACCATTCTGGGGGGAGAGGGAATAAATATCCGGGCCATTTCCGTTGCGGATACGTCCGATCTGACCACCATCAGGATGATTGTGGACGATCCGGCCAAGGCAATTATGGTGATGGAAAGCAAGGGATATGAGGTGAGAAAGCGGGATGTCCTGGCGGTGGAGACGCCCGATCATCCGGGGGGACTCAACGCCGTGCTCAAGCATCTCAGCGATGCGGATGTCAATGTCCTGTATTTGTATCCGTATATCGGTCGTGTCGGGGACAATGCCATCCTGATCGTCGGCGTGGATAAGATCGATGATGCCATCGATATCATGAAGAGAAACTGGGTGCCCCTGATTTCAGAGAAGAAACTTTCTACACTATAA
- the ffh gene encoding signal recognition particle protein, translating into MFETISDKFASIFSKIRGTAKLSEENISQAIREIRMALLEADVNYKVVKDFVGHVKERSLGEEVTGRITPGQQFIKIVHDEMVDLLGGTEKGISLIGATPAVVMLSGLMGSGKTTTAGKLGHYLKKGGRKVLMVAADTQRPAAREQLMSLGERIGIDVYSTKEVSDPVKICQDARSHAATNGYDVVILDTAGRLHVDQELMDELVTIKRAVNPGEILLVADSMSGQDAVNAAEEFNAALDLSGVVLTKLDGDARGGAALSIKAVTDRPIKFVGVGEKHDDFIAFDPARMAGRILGMGDVVSLVEKAQEVVDEKKARELEKKLRKGAFSLDDFLDQIKSIKKMGSLEGLMGMIPGMKGLPGGVNFTQAESELKKIEAIINSMTKKERDNHTIINGSRRKRIARGSGTRVEDVNRLLKRYSTMKKMMKKVSKGGLKGISRGNIPF; encoded by the coding sequence GTGTTTGAAACTATTTCAGATAAATTCGCCTCCATTTTTTCAAAGATACGGGGAACCGCCAAGCTTTCGGAGGAAAACATTTCCCAGGCGATTCGGGAGATTCGCATGGCGCTCCTGGAGGCGGACGTCAATTACAAGGTCGTCAAGGATTTTGTAGGTCACGTCAAGGAACGCTCGCTGGGCGAAGAGGTGACCGGCAGGATCACGCCGGGCCAGCAGTTTATCAAGATCGTTCACGACGAAATGGTCGATCTTCTGGGTGGCACCGAGAAGGGCATAAGCCTTATCGGGGCGACTCCGGCCGTGGTGATGCTGTCGGGACTCATGGGCTCGGGCAAAACCACAACCGCCGGCAAGCTCGGCCATTACCTGAAAAAGGGCGGACGGAAAGTCCTGATGGTTGCCGCGGACACCCAGCGTCCGGCGGCCCGAGAACAATTGATGAGCCTGGGCGAGCGAATTGGAATAGACGTATACAGCACGAAGGAGGTCAGCGATCCGGTCAAGATATGTCAGGATGCCAGGAGCCATGCGGCGACGAACGGGTACGATGTGGTCATCCTGGATACGGCCGGCAGGCTCCATGTGGATCAGGAGCTGATGGATGAGCTGGTAACCATCAAGCGGGCGGTGAATCCGGGCGAAATTCTGCTGGTGGCGGACTCTATGTCCGGCCAGGATGCGGTAAACGCAGCGGAAGAGTTCAACGCGGCGCTGGATCTATCCGGTGTTGTGTTGACCAAGCTTGATGGCGACGCCCGGGGCGGGGCCGCCCTTTCCATCAAAGCGGTCACCGATCGGCCCATCAAGTTCGTGGGCGTTGGTGAAAAGCACGATGATTTTATCGCATTCGATCCTGCCCGTATGGCGGGAAGAATCCTGGGTATGGGTGATGTGGTATCACTGGTGGAAAAGGCCCAGGAGGTTGTTGATGAAAAGAAGGCCCGGGAGCTGGAGAAGAAGCTCAGAAAGGGCGCCTTTTCCCTGGATGATTTCCTCGATCAAATCAAAAGCATCAAGAAGATGGGCTCCCTGGAGGGATTGATGGGAATGATTCCGGGAATGAAAGGCCTGCCGGGTGGAGTGAATTTCACCCAGGCCGAATCCGAATTGAAGAAGATAGAGGCGATCATCAACTCCATGACAAAGAAGGAACGGGATAATCATACGATTATCAACGGAAGCCGCAGAAAGCGCATTGCCAGAGGAAGCGGTACGCGAGTTGAAGATGTCAACCGTTTGCTGAAACGATACAGTACCATGAAGAAGATGATGAAGAAAGTTTCAAAAGGTGGATTGAAAGGTATTTCCAGAGGAAACATACCATTTTAG
- a CDS encoding DUF4013 domain-containing protein, with protein MRKLLSSIIYPVNGKQPTLRYLILCAVNLIPIVGTIVACGYISESMRISMNGKNETPPWDRILDLGIGGLKFLGVLAVYAVTFMVPFLIASFFIFVIRTPWSDYVGFFFLLITAILTLTWAFIIPMALFHMHRENGSFGSVLNYSLVLIRIRENMTSYIGLTLIFWFFCLVGAVLSLFFITLPYGFLLVIFPVMYLLLFASRLFGTMGIPDNSHIIGSDGVTGYE; from the coding sequence ATGAGAAAGCTCTTGTCCTCTATCATCTATCCCGTGAACGGGAAACAACCGACGCTGAGATATCTGATACTCTGTGCCGTGAATCTTATACCCATTGTGGGAACGATTGTGGCATGTGGGTATATATCCGAAAGCATGCGTATATCCATGAACGGTAAAAATGAGACGCCGCCCTGGGATCGGATACTCGACCTGGGCATCGGCGGCCTGAAGTTTCTTGGTGTCCTGGCGGTGTATGCCGTCACGTTTATGGTTCCCTTTCTCATCGCCTCTTTTTTTATCTTCGTCATTCGCACACCCTGGTCGGATTATGTCGGTTTTTTCTTTCTATTGATTACGGCCATATTGACGCTTACCTGGGCGTTTATTATTCCTATGGCCCTGTTTCATATGCATCGGGAGAACGGATCGTTTGGTTCCGTGCTTAACTATTCGCTGGTGTTGATTCGTATACGCGAAAACATGACATCCTATATCGGTTTGACACTCATATTCTGGTTTTTTTGTTTGGTGGGAGCGGTCCTGTCGTTGTTCTTCATCACGCTGCCGTATGGGTTCCTGCTGGTGATTTTTCCGGTCATGTACCTGCTGTTGTTCGCCTCACGCCTCTTTGGGACCATGGGAATTCCGGATAATTCACATATTATCGGGTCGGACGGTGTTACCGGGTACGAGTAA
- a CDS encoding AAA family ATPase yields MFLLDMVVSGVGKYAKAVKFTFHKGYNVILGGNESGKSSIARALMAVLFPDVYSGDKDFLNWQLEGASRCYATIQQGNEAYRLVRDYTQGLSNLSRYIKEQKTFVLVTKDHNEINDFITGTLNIPDEEIYSHIFFSDLNGLPSTNPFGAQGLAPKAAPAKKGEGEVIDEELDEMDIADVRERLDTLRQEMVRAQEIEKLQMSMDDEQAKVYELQTKVQKVTGMEEELEGLNDFIAKFESMGDMEGVMARIQKFSDTERRKEVSLAEVKNRRGQANAELTTAPVPNIKDNKFITPGLSIAGGGILVAFILWNMFLGSVLVNDLGLAVETAEKIRHAVQFAIVIGLGVAGWGAWQIISARGNIGRLNRMIVDADEQIAQINSRFAAEEREIKALMTTLGADNMVSIKEKVKSFEQAKRKRQKLATDIEAVKQDEEYQSLMRQQDEIDVNIARIQKQLEGAGALGFTPQEMKSEVNRLEKYLKKRGVIVSATGEGGGKKGPFGAGRVESRFPTDHVARFLAIATELVQKGKMDPLSELQKIFNENIKLLTNNGYARATFSQGGVIKFFKADSLLRVSMDSMSPATKDSMYFALKFAMIESMLSHMALPVVLDDPFVMFDDERLAAAVAIIKRISQKTQVVLLTSRQGALKGADRSLKIK; encoded by the coding sequence ATGTTTCTGCTGGATATGGTCGTCTCCGGTGTGGGAAAATATGCCAAGGCCGTCAAGTTTACCTTTCATAAAGGGTATAATGTAATTCTTGGCGGAAACGAAAGCGGTAAGAGCAGTATCGCCCGAGCGCTCATGGCGGTTCTGTTTCCGGACGTCTATTCCGGGGACAAGGATTTCCTGAACTGGCAGCTCGAGGGGGCATCCCGCTGTTATGCGACCATCCAGCAGGGCAACGAAGCCTATCGTCTCGTCAGGGACTATACCCAGGGGCTTTCCAACCTGTCACGGTATATCAAGGAACAAAAGACATTCGTGCTGGTGACGAAGGATCACAACGAGATCAACGATTTCATCACCGGCACGTTGAATATCCCCGACGAGGAAATCTATTCCCACATTTTTTTCTCCGATTTAAACGGACTTCCCTCCACCAATCCTTTTGGGGCCCAGGGTCTTGCCCCAAAGGCCGCACCGGCTAAAAAAGGTGAGGGCGAGGTCATCGATGAAGAGCTCGACGAGATGGACATCGCGGACGTCAGGGAGCGGCTCGATACCCTGCGGCAGGAAATGGTGCGGGCGCAGGAGATCGAAAAGCTCCAGATGTCCATGGACGACGAGCAGGCGAAGGTCTATGAGCTGCAGACCAAGGTACAGAAGGTCACCGGCATGGAGGAGGAGCTGGAAGGGCTGAACGATTTTATCGCGAAATTCGAGAGCATGGGGGACATGGAGGGGGTGATGGCTCGGATTCAGAAGTTCAGCGATACCGAACGACGCAAAGAGGTGAGCCTCGCCGAGGTGAAGAACCGAAGGGGCCAGGCGAACGCCGAGCTGACGACCGCTCCGGTTCCAAACATCAAGGACAACAAGTTCATCACGCCTGGATTGTCAATCGCCGGCGGCGGCATCTTGGTCGCGTTCATCCTCTGGAATATGTTTCTGGGCAGCGTCCTTGTGAATGATCTCGGCCTGGCTGTCGAAACCGCGGAAAAGATCAGGCATGCCGTACAGTTTGCAATCGTGATCGGCCTGGGCGTTGCGGGATGGGGGGCGTGGCAGATCATCAGCGCCCGGGGCAATATCGGACGCCTCAACCGGATGATCGTCGACGCCGACGAGCAGATCGCCCAGATTAACTCCCGGTTCGCCGCGGAAGAGCGGGAGATAAAAGCTCTGATGACCACCCTGGGCGCGGATAACATGGTCTCCATCAAGGAAAAGGTCAAGTCGTTCGAGCAGGCCAAGAGGAAGCGGCAGAAGCTGGCAACGGATATCGAGGCCGTCAAACAGGACGAGGAGTACCAGAGCCTGATGCGCCAGCAGGACGAAATAGACGTCAATATCGCCCGTATCCAGAAACAGCTGGAGGGCGCCGGCGCTCTCGGCTTTACCCCCCAGGAAATGAAGAGCGAGGTGAACCGGCTTGAGAAGTACCTGAAAAAGCGGGGCGTCATCGTCAGCGCCACCGGAGAAGGCGGGGGAAAAAAAGGCCCCTTCGGCGCCGGCAGGGTGGAGTCGAGGTTTCCCACCGATCACGTTGCGCGTTTTCTAGCCATTGCCACCGAGCTGGTGCAGAAGGGGAAAATGGACCCGCTCTCGGAGCTGCAGAAGATCTTCAACGAAAATATCAAGCTCCTCACAAACAACGGCTACGCCCGGGCCACGTTCAGCCAGGGAGGGGTAATCAAGTTCTTCAAGGCGGACAGTCTGCTCCGGGTCAGTATGGACAGCATGTCCCCCGCCACAAAAGACAGCATGTATTTCGCCCTGAAATTCGCCATGATAGAATCGATGCTCAGCCATATGGCCCTCCCCGTCGTTCTGGACGACCCGTTTGTGATGTTCGATGACGAGCGTCTGGCGGCGGCGGTAGCCATCATCAAGCGGATTTCCCAGAAGACCCAGGTGGTGCTCTTGACCTCCCGGCAGGGTGCGCTCAAGGGCGCGGACCGCTCCCTCAAGATCAAGTGA
- a CDS encoding RNA methyltransferase produces the protein MGDLYIGLVHYPVKNKRGDIVASAVTNLDIHDIARIAKTYNVAGFYIIQPMPSQKRLVAWIISHWTEGYGGEYNPIRAEAFDLISLVDAIDDAIAAIGEEAGRPPLVVGTWAGYSGTAIDYERMGAIIKSGVEPVLILLGTGFGMADEVEEVCTYILEPIHGNGGYNHLSVRAAAAIILDRLRGVTQTDRR, from the coding sequence GTGGGAGACCTCTATATCGGGCTGGTCCATTATCCGGTAAAAAACAAACGGGGCGATATTGTCGCCTCGGCGGTTACGAACCTGGATATTCATGATATCGCCCGGATCGCCAAGACATACAACGTCGCGGGATTCTACATCATCCAGCCGATGCCGTCCCAAAAACGGCTTGTGGCATGGATCATCTCTCACTGGACCGAGGGGTACGGCGGCGAGTATAATCCGATCAGGGCCGAGGCCTTCGACCTCATCAGTCTGGTCGATGCCATTGATGACGCGATCGCGGCGATCGGGGAGGAGGCGGGACGTCCTCCGCTGGTGGTCGGAACCTGGGCGGGCTATTCCGGGACGGCCATCGATTACGAGAGGATGGGCGCCATTATTAAAAGCGGGGTGGAGCCTGTGCTGATACTGTTGGGCACCGGTTTCGGGATGGCCGACGAAGTGGAAGAGGTTTGTACGTATATTCTTGAGCCGATACACGGAAACGGCGGTTACAACCACCTCTCGGTGCGTGCCGCCGCAGCAATCATACTGGATAGACTCAGAGGAGTAACACAAACGGATCGAAGATGA